The Helicobacter mustelae genome has a segment encoding these proteins:
- the glpT gene encoding glycerol-3-phosphate transporter — protein sequence MFGPFKTAAHKPLLADDKIDPVYKRLRWQVFLGIFFGYAAYYFTRSNFDLAQKGLIEAGLYTKTQLGIIGTGIGLAYGLSKFFMAGISDRSNPKMFLPTGLFLSGLCMTLMGLVPWATSSVLIMFLLIFFNSWLQGMGWPACGRSMVHWWSKSERGSIVSIWNCAHNVGGMVPGMMVLLASMIYFNQYGVQASAKDIWQQALYYPGILAMIVAVPVFLILKDTPQSCGLPPVEKWRNDYPPNYDEKTYEHNLSAKEIFVTYVLKNRLLWAIAIANVFVYLIRYGVLKWSPVYLGEVKHFDIKGTAWAYTIYELAAIPGTLLCGYVSDKIFKGKRGLTGLVFMILTSIALIALWLNPATPADELSKYANWYDNPNQLADFILMTAIGFLIYGPVMLIGLHALELAPKKAAGTAAGFTGLFGYLGGSVSASALIGFVADRFGWDGGFYVMIVGGACAIVLMLIVTLAEKKHKARLGEHYGN from the coding sequence ATGTTTGGCCCCTTCAAGACCGCAGCCCACAAACCCCTGCTAGCAGACGACAAAATTGACCCCGTGTATAAGCGTCTACGCTGGCAGGTGTTCCTAGGCATCTTCTTTGGCTATGCAGCCTATTACTTCACACGCTCCAACTTCGACCTAGCCCAAAAAGGTCTGATTGAAGCGGGACTCTACACCAAGACACAGCTAGGCATCATTGGCACGGGCATCGGTCTAGCCTATGGGCTTTCTAAGTTTTTTATGGCGGGCATCTCAGATCGCTCCAACCCCAAGATGTTTCTACCCACGGGGCTTTTTCTCTCAGGCCTTTGCATGACCCTCATGGGCCTAGTCCCCTGGGCGACTTCCAGTGTGCTCATTATGTTTTTGCTCATCTTTTTCAATAGCTGGCTCCAGGGCATGGGCTGGCCGGCATGTGGGCGCAGCATGGTGCACTGGTGGTCCAAATCTGAGCGTGGCTCCATCGTATCCATCTGGAACTGTGCACATAATGTAGGTGGGATGGTGCCAGGCATGATGGTGCTTCTAGCTAGCATGATCTATTTCAACCAATACGGCGTGCAGGCCAGTGCCAAAGACATCTGGCAGCAAGCGCTGTATTATCCAGGGATTTTAGCCATGATCGTGGCTGTGCCCGTGTTTTTGATCCTCAAAGACACTCCTCAATCCTGCGGCCTGCCCCCTGTGGAAAAATGGCGCAATGACTACCCCCCAAACTATGATGAAAAGACCTATGAGCACAACCTCAGCGCCAAAGAAATTTTTGTGACCTATGTGCTCAAAAATCGCCTGCTCTGGGCCATTGCGATTGCCAATGTCTTTGTGTATCTTATACGCTATGGGGTGCTCAAGTGGTCGCCTGTGTATCTGGGAGAGGTTAAGCATTTTGATATCAAGGGCACTGCCTGGGCCTACACCATCTATGAACTGGCTGCCATTCCAGGCACGCTTTTGTGTGGCTATGTCTCAGACAAGATTTTCAAGGGCAAGCGTGGGCTTACAGGGCTTGTATTTATGATTTTGACATCAATCGCCCTCATCGCCCTATGGCTAAACCCCGCCACCCCAGCAGATGAGCTTAGCAAATATGCCAATTGGTATGACAATCCCAATCAACTTGCAGATTTTATTTTGATGACTGCAATTGGCTTTCTCATCTATGGCCCTGTGATGCTCATTGGCCTGCATGCACTAGAGCTCGCGCCAAAAAAGGCAGCGGGCACTGCAGCGGGATTCACTGGGCTCTTTGGCTACTTGGGAGGGAGTGTGAGTGCTTCAGCGCTCATTGGCTTTGTGGCCGATCGCTTTGGCTGGGATGGGGGATTTTATGTGATGATAGTAGGAGGGGCATGCGCGATTGTCCTCATGCTTATCGTGACACTGGCTGAAAAGAAGCATAAGGCGCGATTAGGAGAGCATTATGGTAATTAG
- a CDS encoding 4-hydroxy-3-methylbut-2-enyl diphosphate reductase, with protein MQIKLAKKYGFCFGVKRAIKLAEKSPGAITFGPLIHNPREIKRLEDGFGVRIENKTENVFEGQSVIIRTHGITKQDLEILKSKNTKITDATCPFVIKPQQIAESMSKEGYCIVIFGDASHPEIQGVMSYAVSEPIVVNTLEGLYDKTLGKKVALISQTTKQMKKFLEIANYLMQNCYETRIFNTICNATFDNQEAVKELSQEVDIMIVVGGKTSSNTKQLLTIAQMYCKDSYLVEDERDLKMQWFAGKKICGITAGASTPDWIIERVQDKIAQI; from the coding sequence ATGCAGATTAAATTAGCAAAAAAATATGGCTTTTGTTTTGGTGTGAAGCGCGCGATCAAGCTCGCAGAAAAAAGTCCAGGAGCCATCACTTTTGGTCCATTGATTCACAATCCTCGTGAGATTAAGCGCTTGGAAGATGGCTTTGGCGTGAGGATAGAAAATAAGACCGAAAATGTATTTGAGGGGCAAAGTGTGATCATTCGCACACATGGCATCACAAAACAAGATCTAGAGATTCTAAAAAGCAAAAACACCAAAATCACCGATGCTACCTGTCCTTTTGTGATTAAGCCCCAGCAGATTGCAGAATCCATGAGCAAAGAGGGATATTGCATCGTCATATTTGGGGATGCGAGCCATCCAGAGATCCAGGGCGTGATGAGCTATGCCGTGAGTGAACCCATTGTAGTGAACACGCTAGAGGGGCTTTATGACAAGACTTTGGGGAAAAAGGTCGCGCTCATCTCTCAAACCACCAAGCAAATGAAAAAATTTCTAGAGATTGCCAATTATCTGATGCAAAATTGCTATGAAACACGGATTTTCAATACCATCTGCAATGCCACTTTTGACAATCAAGAAGCTGTCAAGGAGCTCAGCCAAGAGGTGGATATCATGATCGTGGTGGGAGGCAAGACTTCTTCTAACACTAAGCAGCTGCTCACCATCGCGCAGATGTATTGCAAAGATAGCTATTTGGTAGAAGATGAGCGTGATTTAAAGATGCAGTGGTTTGCTGGAAAGAAAATCTGTGGGATCACTGCGGGAGCTTCGACTCCAGATTGGATCATTGAAAGAGTGCAGGATAAAATCGCGCAAATTTAA
- a CDS encoding autotransporter outer membrane beta-barrel domain-containing protein encodes MQKFSNYKKIFQPFITNTFVFSLASSFGNAADGASQITVTVDNPAAEKQTAAVSGSGGNATFLFTNGAGSLVQDGATSAGVGTATGTNIVVNIANTINTFSVTGKALTGGSGGVGSAGKPVNLTFDFGDISGSQKTLNLNIGSTGAGQANALTGNVNVIGGGGSNLQKGNAGTTFNANFDKAIVTGNITTRRGASGAGANHITFSNTGANQATVVLRGNILNFGGINNVSFDQGTMKGNIEARHLSNASPGYNQVQFLQDGVVYEGNITASGGENVLFFGRKESKTVGSSSSGGITPAASGNGTADNGKLQTIFTGNGDTFKGNLLAENGGKNTMTFYKNGKIEGSTGIVQITANNASNTIELRNGGSITNARILSQEGGKNSIGFSTSDGGASSASQTGGSTTPNSKFDAISSGNNSSTTILLQTPMTLDANITYGGHFAGNSYVYDGSNNTVTLFFANKRSEGTTAPSTTPSNNASQTRAASQISNTSPVNSTSSTTELAASFKDGISLQLQDKSINLDGKDGTYSTSFISTAMAHGLGANSTTPLHVHVIKSGDANNVNNSITLSGVAVGSVSALSSSDATNPAAINSTYTINLQNKSIFLGSFSKDLQNSHTKVNLVLEHNAKFIADSSTQLENLTIQAATFDKNDSATPTLLQNNTVVDVASGGGSNNITREGNTFYLLSIGKDPTNIAQATGGASSASQTGSTGGSTPTGSTTPNNALGANGLSGSNALFRVYVNTNANQGSNGSNNGSGAALNNQHSSNGSGLYGYIYSDRVIVHNVKNSASGNTITRSTGGSTSTATSITPLTEYLQILASGNVSSIKYHGGGTETKGNIGVATVRNDASGKALVDFKTIGTIVGFDALDTKLIAIKTDAYGKVKNNGLSGAGASGGTSGGGIHGNDYTTYFLQSGVSGTSRANQLASATALASNYYLYLANINSLNKRLGELRNNPHANGVWIRLFNGMQTTTFALQTKSIYTTLQGGYDYAFGSEGANDYLGFAISYANAGMDSLMRAQAFNHAQKGIKSSSGNAFEIALYNSYVQDGATRSTNFKNGLYSDSIIKLSFLANKIKLAGNNNTPSVNNFGFTFSQEIGYRFLLGENQEWYITPQGELTLGYLNQSNLKQVLGSHYLSGVQTSIFTLQGRIGSSFGYRFYQFTADKNYYPEIYLGLYGVGNYIGGGDITLISNLGSVNALRTLGSTGRFLFNLGTNFTIKDNHRVYFDFERSFGGRIIVDYQFNIGYRYSFGENKKYASLAGSISQTIKRDEKKQNKEEITE; translated from the coding sequence ATGCAAAAATTCTCAAACTATAAAAAAATTTTCCAGCCATTCATTACTAACACTTTTGTGTTCTCTCTTGCTTCTAGCTTCGGGAATGCAGCAGATGGTGCAAGTCAAATCACAGTAACAGTAGATAATCCAGCGGCTGAAAAACAGACTGCTGCAGTAAGTGGGAGTGGCGGGAATGCTACTTTTTTGTTTACAAATGGTGCTGGCAGTCTCGTGCAAGATGGAGCTACAAGCGCAGGCGTAGGAACTGCAACGGGAACAAACATAGTGGTAAATATTGCAAATACAATAAATACTTTTAGCGTGACTGGTAAGGCGCTAACAGGTGGAAGCGGTGGTGTGGGGAGTGCGGGAAAGCCAGTAAATCTAACCTTTGATTTTGGTGACATCTCAGGTAGTCAAAAAACATTGAATCTAAATATTGGTAGCACGGGTGCAGGTCAGGCCAATGCCTTGACTGGGAATGTTAATGTCATTGGAGGTGGGGGCAGTAATTTGCAAAAGGGAAATGCAGGCACAACATTTAATGCGAATTTTGATAAAGCGATTGTGACTGGAAATATCACCACAAGAAGGGGAGCAAGTGGTGCGGGAGCAAATCATATTACATTTAGCAATACTGGTGCAAATCAGGCAACAGTGGTATTGAGGGGGAATATTCTTAACTTTGGAGGCATAAATAATGTGAGCTTTGATCAAGGAACCATGAAGGGAAATATTGAAGCAAGGCATCTTAGCAATGCAAGCCCTGGATACAATCAAGTACAATTCTTGCAAGATGGAGTGGTGTATGAGGGGAATATCACTGCAAGTGGTGGAGAGAATGTGTTATTTTTTGGTAGAAAGGAATCCAAAACAGTTGGATCTAGCAGCAGTGGTGGCATCACTCCTGCTGCCTCTGGCAATGGCACTGCAGACAATGGCAAATTACAAACCATTTTCACTGGCAATGGAGATACCTTCAAAGGAAATCTCCTAGCAGAAAATGGTGGAAAAAACACTATGACATTTTATAAAAATGGCAAGATTGAAGGCAGCACAGGCATTGTGCAAATCACAGCTAATAATGCTAGCAATACTATTGAACTAAGAAATGGCGGAAGCATCACAAATGCTAGGATCCTCTCACAAGAAGGAGGCAAAAACTCCATTGGCTTTTCCACTTCTGATGGAGGAGCAAGCAGTGCAAGCCAAACAGGTGGTTCCACAACCCCCAACTCAAAGTTTGATGCAATCTCTTCTGGCAATAATAGTTCTACCACCATCCTCCTCCAAACTCCCATGACCCTAGATGCTAACATCACTTATGGAGGGCATTTTGCTGGGAATTCCTATGTTTATGATGGCAGCAATAATACTGTAACTCTATTCTTTGCCAATAAGAGAAGTGAGGGCACTACAGCTCCTAGCACAACTCCCTCTAACAATGCAAGTCAAACCAGGGCAGCTTCACAAATAAGCAATACAAGCCCAGTAAATAGCACAAGTTCTACTACAGAGCTGGCTGCAAGCTTCAAAGATGGCATCTCTTTGCAACTCCAAGATAAAAGCATAAATTTAGATGGCAAGGATGGCACTTATTCTACCTCTTTTATCTCCACTGCTATGGCTCATGGACTAGGAGCTAATAGCACAACTCCTCTCCATGTCCATGTAATAAAAAGTGGTGATGCAAATAATGTCAACAACTCCATCACATTAAGTGGTGTTGCAGTGGGCTCTGTAAGTGCACTTTCCTCTTCTGATGCGACAAATCCTGCAGCAATAAATTCTACCTATACAATTAACCTGCAAAATAAAAGCATCTTCCTAGGAAGCTTTAGCAAGGATTTGCAAAATAGCCACACCAAGGTAAATTTGGTATTAGAACACAATGCAAAATTCATTGCAGATTCCAGCACACAGCTAGAAAATCTCACCATCCAAGCAGCCACCTTTGATAAAAATGATAGTGCAACACCCACTCTTTTGCAAAACAATACCGTAGTAGATGTTGCTAGTGGGGGTGGCAGCAATAATATTACAAGAGAGGGAAATACCTTCTATCTCCTAAGCATTGGAAAGGATCCCACAAATATAGCACAAGCAACTGGAGGTGCAAGCAGTGCAAGTCAAACAGGTAGTACAGGTGGTTCCACACCCACAGGTTCCACAACCCCAAATAATGCACTAGGAGCCAATGGTCTTAGCGGAAGTAATGCGCTCTTTAGGGTCTATGTAAATACCAATGCCAATCAAGGAAGCAATGGTAGCAATAATGGCAGTGGAGCAGCATTGAATAATCAACACTCCTCTAATGGCAGCGGCCTTTATGGATATATTTATTCTGATAGGGTGATTGTTCATAATGTCAAAAACAGTGCTTCTGGAAATACAATCACTAGAAGCACTGGGGGAAGTACAAGCACTGCAACTAGCATCACACCTCTCACAGAATACCTCCAAATCCTAGCAAGTGGCAATGTATCAAGCATTAAATATCATGGTGGTGGTACAGAAACTAAGGGAAATATTGGAGTGGCAACAGTGAGAAATGATGCCTCTGGCAAAGCATTAGTAGATTTTAAAACCATAGGAACAATTGTGGGATTTGATGCGCTTGATACCAAGCTCATTGCTATAAAAACAGATGCCTATGGCAAGGTAAAGAACAATGGACTTAGTGGAGCTGGAGCTAGTGGAGGCACTAGTGGGGGTGGAATTCATGGAAATGACTACACCACTTATTTCTTGCAATCTGGGGTTTCTGGTACTTCTAGGGCAAACCAACTTGCATCAGCCACTGCACTAGCTAGTAATTACTATCTCTACCTAGCCAATATCAATAGCCTAAATAAGCGCCTAGGAGAACTTAGAAATAATCCCCATGCCAATGGTGTGTGGATCCGACTATTTAATGGTATGCAAACCACAACCTTTGCGCTCCAAACCAAATCCATCTACACCACTCTGCAGGGTGGCTATGATTATGCCTTTGGAAGTGAGGGGGCTAATGATTATCTAGGCTTTGCAATCTCTTATGCCAATGCGGGTATGGATTCTCTCATGAGGGCTCAAGCATTCAATCATGCACAAAAAGGAATCAAATCTAGCAGTGGCAATGCCTTTGAAATCGCACTCTATAACTCCTATGTACAAGATGGTGCAACAAGAAGCACGAATTTTAAAAATGGTCTTTATAGTGATAGCATCATAAAGCTTAGCTTTCTTGCTAATAAAATCAAGCTTGCAGGGAATAACAACACTCCCAGTGTGAATAACTTTGGCTTTACCTTTTCTCAAGAGATTGGCTATCGCTTCTTGCTAGGGGAAAATCAAGAGTGGTACATTACTCCACAAGGGGAGCTCACTCTGGGATATTTAAACCAAAGCAATCTCAAACAGGTGCTAGGAAGCCATTATCTTAGTGGTGTGCAAACCTCCATCTTCACATTGCAAGGACGCATAGGAAGCAGCTTTGGCTATAGGTTTTATCAATTCACTGCAGATAAAAACTATTACCCAGAGATTTATTTGGGATTGTATGGAGTGGGGAATTATATTGGTGGGGGAGATATCACCCTCATCTCCAATCTAGGTTCTGTAAATGCTTTAAGGACACTAGGCTCTACGGGAAGATTCCTCTTTAACCTAGGGACAAATTTCACCATCAAAGACAATCACAGAGTGTACTTTGATTTTGAAAGAAGCTTTGGAGGCAGGATTATTGTAGATTATCAATTCAACATTGGCTATCGCTATAGCTTTGGAGAAAACAAGAAATATGCCTCTTTAGCAGGTAGCATTAGCCAGACTATCAAGAGAGATGAGAAGAAACAAAACAAAGAAGAAATAACAGAATGA
- the aroA gene encoding 3-phosphoshikimate 1-carboxyvinyltransferase, with the protein MKSFAPATSLKGVVENIASDKSISHRCAMFSLLAKGACEVQNFLQASDTLDTLKIAQHLGLEVIQKNSNTLSLIPPKNGIKEPNVLLDCGNAGTAMRLYTGLLAGVKGYFVLCGDKYLHARPMQRVIAPLQSIGARIFAREGGYAPLSIIGAKLQGFAYASPIASAQVKSAMLLSGLFASSESRFSEPELSRDHTERMLKKMGAKITKSANTIELEPLQGPLDPFSITIPSDPSSAFFFALAGVIVPGSHLVLKNVLLNPTRIQAYEVLKKMGAKISYENKKEQIETTGDIIIESSDLCAIEVSEHIAWLIDELPALAIAMAVAKGKSVVKNAKELRVKESDRIKAVVSNLQKMGIVATEREDGFEILGGELKPARVDSYGDHRIAMSFAVAMLLCGGEIEDFSCVNISFPNFLEILEQIKKGA; encoded by the coding sequence ATGAAGAGCTTTGCCCCTGCAACCTCTCTCAAGGGCGTGGTAGAAAACATCGCCTCTGACAAGTCCATCAGCCATCGCTGCGCGATGTTTAGCCTGCTTGCAAAAGGTGCCTGTGAGGTGCAAAATTTCCTGCAAGCCAGTGATACGCTAGACACCCTAAAAATCGCGCAACATTTGGGATTAGAAGTCATCCAAAAAAACTCTAACACCCTCTCTCTCATCCCTCCAAAAAACGGAATCAAAGAGCCAAATGTGCTGTTAGATTGTGGCAATGCGGGCACAGCCATGCGCCTTTATACAGGATTGCTCGCAGGAGTCAAGGGGTATTTTGTGCTTTGTGGGGACAAATACCTGCACGCTCGTCCTATGCAGCGCGTGATCGCTCCTTTGCAGAGCATTGGTGCCAGGATTTTTGCAAGAGAGGGAGGCTATGCACCTCTTAGTATCATTGGCGCAAAGTTGCAGGGTTTTGCTTACGCCAGCCCCATTGCCAGCGCTCAGGTCAAGAGTGCTATGTTGCTCTCTGGCCTTTTTGCAAGCTCAGAGAGTAGATTTAGTGAGCCAGAGCTAAGCCGCGATCATACAGAGAGGATGCTCAAAAAAATGGGCGCAAAAATCACCAAAAGTGCCAATACCATAGAGCTAGAGCCCTTGCAGGGGCCTCTAGATCCCTTTAGCATCACCATCCCCTCTGATCCTTCCAGTGCGTTTTTCTTTGCTTTAGCCGGAGTGATTGTGCCAGGTTCCCACCTGGTACTAAAAAATGTCCTGCTTAATCCTACGCGCATACAAGCTTATGAAGTGCTCAAAAAAATGGGGGCAAAAATCTCTTATGAAAATAAAAAAGAGCAAATCGAGACCACGGGGGATATCATTATAGAATCTAGCGACCTTTGTGCTATCGAGGTGAGTGAGCATATCGCATGGCTGATTGATGAATTGCCTGCGCTTGCGATTGCTATGGCAGTGGCAAAGGGCAAAAGTGTGGTAAAAAATGCCAAAGAATTGCGCGTAAAAGAAAGCGATAGAATCAAAGCCGTTGTGAGTAATCTCCAAAAAATGGGCATTGTTGCCACAGAGAGGGAAGATGGCTTTGAGATCCTTGGTGGGGAGCTAAAACCAGCGAGGGTGGATAGCTATGGAGATCATCGCATTGCTATGAGCTTTGCGGTGGCAATGCTGCTTTGTGGAGGAGAGATCGAGGATTTTTCTTGTGTGAATATTTCTTTTCCCAATTTTTTGGAAATCTTAGAGCAAATCAAAAAGGGCGCATGA
- the glpQ gene encoding glycerophosphodiester phosphodiesterase, which translates to MVIRAFFWAGLLLLALGAKPLVIAHRGASGYLPEHTLEAKALAVGLGADYLEQDLVMTKDNHLVVIHDAFLDGLSDVAKKFPHRARSDGHYYVLDFTLAEIQSLEMTENFKIQNGKEVPVYPKRFPLWKSHFKIHTFEDELEFIQGLEKSMGKKIGIYPEIKAPWLHAKEGKDIALATLKVLKKYGYGKPGDLLYLQTFDFNELKRIKTKLLPSLNMKVKLVQLIAFSDWKETQAKNARGEWENYSYDWMFEKGAMQKIAQYADGVGPAWYMLIDAKRSQKGRIVYTSLAAQIARSKMELHPYTVRQDALPAFFENVDEMYAALFKGAKSSGVFTDFPDSARAYVDQTYGH; encoded by the coding sequence ATGGTAATTAGAGCATTCTTTTGGGCTGGGCTGTTGTTATTAGCCCTGGGTGCAAAACCCCTAGTGATCGCACACAGAGGAGCGAGCGGCTACCTACCTGAGCACACGCTAGAGGCCAAGGCCCTGGCTGTGGGACTTGGCGCGGACTATTTGGAGCAGGATTTGGTCATGACCAAGGATAATCATCTAGTAGTCATCCATGATGCATTTTTGGATGGGCTTAGCGATGTCGCCAAAAAATTCCCGCATAGAGCGCGCTCTGATGGGCATTACTATGTGCTAGATTTTACTTTGGCTGAGATACAAAGCCTAGAGATGACAGAAAATTTCAAGATACAAAATGGCAAGGAAGTGCCTGTGTATCCCAAGCGCTTCCCCCTTTGGAAGAGCCATTTCAAAATCCATACTTTTGAAGATGAGCTAGAATTCATTCAAGGGCTAGAAAAATCAATGGGCAAAAAAATCGGGATTTACCCTGAGATCAAGGCCCCTTGGTTGCATGCAAAAGAGGGCAAGGACATCGCGCTAGCCACGCTCAAGGTATTAAAAAAATATGGCTATGGCAAGCCTGGTGACCTGCTATATCTGCAAACTTTTGATTTCAATGAACTCAAGCGTATCAAAACAAAGCTTTTGCCTAGCCTCAACATGAAAGTCAAGCTAGTGCAACTGATAGCCTTTAGCGACTGGAAAGAGACGCAGGCTAAAAATGCGCGGGGAGAATGGGAGAATTATAGCTATGATTGGATGTTTGAAAAGGGAGCCATGCAAAAGATCGCTCAATATGCCGATGGTGTGGGCCCTGCGTGGTATATGCTCATTGATGCAAAGCGCTCACAAAAGGGGCGCATTGTTTATACATCCCTAGCAGCACAGATTGCCCGCTCCAAAATGGAACTGCATCCCTACACAGTGCGTCAAGATGCCCTGCCTGCTTTTTTTGAAAATGTGGATGAGATGTATGCTGCGCTGTTTAAGGGGGCAAAATCTAGCGGGGTGTTTACGGATTTCCCAGATAGCGCACGAGCCTATGTAGATCAAACTTATGGGCATTGA